In Halomarina salina, one DNA window encodes the following:
- a CDS encoding aminotransferase class I/II-fold pyridoxal phosphate-dependent enzyme has protein sequence MHIEPFSLERWFARYEHEADLMLAESGIRSLDADRFDTDVGELGYVIPTNGDPEVRATIAEQYDRSADEVCCTCGAQEANFLTFLSLVDEDDHAVVVTPTYQSLRSVPEAVGSVTTVDLEPPEWDLDVDRVADAIRPETTVVVLNNPNNPTGKYLGEETVRAVYDLAADAGAYLLCDEVYRLLAEDPLPPVASMGEYGVSTSSVTKAYGLAGLRFGWVAGPPEVVAGAWDWKDYTTISPGQFGQHVARQALDQREAILAENRALAAENRDVAGEWIARHGLSWYDPVGVDGFVTVPDGFASGESFCERVVEEEGVVLAPGEAFGHPDRFRLGVGLRTADLRRGLERLDSFLERHDSGGN, from the coding sequence ATGCACATCGAGCCGTTCTCGCTGGAGCGCTGGTTCGCCCGCTACGAACACGAGGCCGACCTCATGCTCGCCGAGAGCGGTATCCGCAGTCTGGACGCCGACAGGTTCGACACGGACGTCGGCGAACTCGGCTACGTGATTCCGACGAACGGCGACCCGGAGGTACGCGCGACCATCGCCGAGCAGTACGACCGCTCGGCCGACGAGGTGTGTTGCACCTGCGGGGCCCAGGAGGCGAACTTCCTCACCTTCCTGAGCCTCGTCGACGAGGACGACCACGCCGTCGTCGTCACGCCGACCTACCAGTCGCTCCGGTCGGTCCCCGAGGCGGTCGGGAGCGTGACGACCGTCGACCTCGAACCGCCGGAGTGGGACCTCGACGTGGACCGCGTCGCCGACGCCATCCGCCCCGAGACGACGGTCGTCGTGCTCAACAACCCGAACAACCCGACGGGGAAGTACCTCGGCGAGGAGACGGTCCGGGCGGTGTACGACCTCGCGGCCGACGCCGGGGCGTACCTGCTCTGTGACGAGGTGTACCGACTGCTCGCCGAGGACCCCTTGCCCCCGGTGGCGAGCATGGGCGAGTACGGCGTCTCCACGTCCAGCGTGACGAAGGCGTACGGCCTCGCCGGACTGCGGTTCGGGTGGGTCGCGGGACCGCCGGAGGTGGTCGCCGGAGCGTGGGACTGGAAGGACTACACGACCATCTCGCCGGGGCAGTTCGGCCAGCACGTCGCCCGACAGGCGCTCGACCAGCGCGAAGCGATACTCGCGGAGAACCGCGCCCTCGCCGCCGAGAATCGCGACGTGGCAGGCGAGTGGATAGCCCGCCACGGGCTCTCCTGGTACGACCCCGTCGGCGTCGACGGGTTCGTCACCGTCCCCGACGGGTTCGCCTCGGGCGAGTCGTTCTGCGAGCGCGTCGTCGAGGAGGAGGGCGTCGTCCTGGCACCGGGGGAGGCGTTCGGTCACCCCGACCGGTTCCGTCTCGGGGTGGGACTGCGGACTGCGGACCTTCGACGAGGCCTCGAGAGGCTCGACTCGTTCCTCGAACGACACGACAGCGGCGGCAACTGA
- a CDS encoding bifunctional metallophosphatase/5'-nucleotidase, producing MRQVHAFLMVCCLVVAGVGPAVGAAAPAPSNGPTATDAPPALQQSNDTNDTGGNESAAGPTTLTLLTYNDIQTAAARGDDLPTLVELVHQRRSAHDNPVVVAGAGDQVSPHPLSPVSQWRAPTAVLNHLDPDADAIGNHEFDYGLDEVSNFTAAAEFPWLATNLVNSTTGESFDGTQEYEIVERGGVRVGFIGLVDYGATYGKTNINFSQEGVTLQNFTEDGPATAEMLKQEQGVDVVVALAHTGVPEAKDLAEADSGAIDVVAVGDDEVYYPPQETSDTIITEGLARAQFLGELNLTVENGDVTEWNGRLIQTNTSGVGENETAASIIDGYRANASLDTNVTYSTVPLDAQFATNYHEESNYGNLVTDAMRAEADADVAITNAGGIRSDGVYGPGNITGGDVFSTLPFANTLVTVELTGAELKDALASQLVTLESETGSQYGEEISQQVSGVRFEWVPHDDADPQIRDVYVNANGPDEAADWQELDDDASYAVAVNSFIASGGSSYPLADATRLSETDQLLAEVLIDYLEPKETVSPTVEGRMQRVDADVGDASAELDGNGKVVLQFDAPSDLTDTVPETFVLATPGNETVRAEQVTANGNTLVVRFDDAAVSDLVDSGESTLDLYGEYDSSEYELVYFQHARLNGDVTVTDTTDDEQAGDGNDSNAGEGDEGADGDAGDDDDASDGPDPDEGDATTAYQFDVAAGDVIEDLGEDGDDDGQADFYARQGRLLQAQTALADGTVTSAFTVPDGEVTTNLDGCSVSYTPVDYDADSGEVTLDVSVSEDADCEDVTLTLAGYELPGDDTTFVRANAVDQELVAHQTVTLASGDSETVTLDLTDESDDGDD from the coding sequence ATGCGACAGGTACACGCTTTCCTGATGGTGTGCTGTCTCGTCGTCGCCGGGGTCGGCCCGGCCGTCGGCGCGGCCGCACCCGCTCCCTCGAACGGGCCGACAGCCACGGACGCGCCACCGGCGCTCCAGCAGTCGAACGACACGAACGACACGGGCGGCAACGAGTCGGCGGCCGGGCCGACGACCCTGACGCTGCTCACCTACAACGACATCCAGACCGCGGCGGCGCGGGGCGACGACCTCCCGACGCTGGTCGAACTCGTTCACCAGCGCCGGAGCGCCCACGACAACCCCGTCGTGGTGGCCGGCGCGGGCGACCAGGTCAGCCCGCACCCGCTCTCGCCGGTGAGCCAGTGGCGAGCGCCGACGGCCGTCCTCAACCACCTCGACCCGGACGCGGACGCCATCGGTAACCACGAGTTCGACTACGGACTCGACGAGGTGTCGAACTTCACCGCCGCCGCCGAGTTCCCGTGGCTGGCGACGAACCTCGTCAACTCGACGACCGGCGAGTCGTTCGACGGGACTCAGGAGTACGAGATCGTCGAACGCGGCGGGGTGAGGGTCGGCTTCATCGGCCTCGTCGACTACGGCGCGACGTACGGCAAGACGAACATCAACTTCTCGCAGGAGGGCGTCACCCTCCAGAACTTCACCGAGGACGGCCCCGCGACCGCGGAGATGCTCAAGCAGGAGCAGGGCGTCGACGTGGTCGTCGCGCTGGCACACACGGGCGTCCCCGAGGCGAAGGACCTCGCGGAGGCCGACTCCGGAGCCATCGACGTGGTCGCCGTCGGTGACGACGAGGTCTACTACCCGCCACAGGAGACCTCCGACACGATCATAACGGAGGGCCTGGCCCGCGCGCAGTTCCTCGGCGAACTCAACCTCACCGTCGAGAACGGTGACGTGACCGAGTGGAACGGCCGACTCATCCAGACCAACACGTCGGGCGTCGGCGAGAACGAGACGGCCGCGAGCATCATCGACGGCTACCGCGCGAACGCGAGCCTCGACACGAACGTCACCTACTCCACGGTGCCGCTCGACGCGCAGTTCGCGACGAACTACCACGAGGAGTCGAACTACGGCAACCTCGTAACGGACGCCATGCGCGCCGAGGCCGACGCGGACGTCGCCATCACGAACGCGGGCGGCATCCGCTCGGACGGCGTCTACGGACCGGGCAACATCACGGGCGGCGACGTGTTCAGCACGCTGCCGTTCGCCAACACGCTCGTGACGGTCGAACTGACCGGTGCCGAGCTGAAAGACGCCCTCGCCAGCCAGCTCGTGACACTTGAGAGCGAGACCGGCTCGCAGTACGGCGAGGAGATCAGCCAGCAGGTGTCGGGCGTCCGCTTCGAGTGGGTGCCCCACGACGACGCCGACCCGCAGATTCGCGACGTCTACGTGAACGCCAACGGCCCCGACGAGGCGGCCGACTGGCAGGAACTCGACGACGACGCCAGCTACGCCGTCGCGGTGAACAGCTTCATCGCCTCGGGCGGCAGCAGCTACCCGCTGGCGGACGCGACGCGCCTCTCGGAGACCGACCAGCTGCTCGCCGAGGTGCTCATCGACTACCTCGAACCGAAGGAGACCGTCTCGCCGACGGTCGAGGGTCGGATGCAGCGCGTCGACGCCGACGTCGGCGACGCGAGCGCCGAACTCGACGGTAACGGGAAGGTCGTCCTGCAGTTCGACGCGCCCTCGGACCTCACCGACACCGTCCCCGAGACCTTCGTGCTCGCGACGCCCGGCAACGAGACGGTGCGAGCAGAGCAGGTCACCGCCAACGGCAACACCCTCGTCGTCCGGTTCGACGACGCGGCGGTGAGCGACCTCGTCGACTCCGGCGAGTCGACACTCGACCTCTACGGCGAGTACGACTCCTCCGAGTACGAGTTAGTCTACTTCCAGCACGCCCGCCTCAACGGCGACGTGACCGTGACCGACACCACCGACGACGAACAGGCCGGCGACGGGAACGACTCGAACGCCGGCGAGGGTGACGAGGGTGCGGACGGCGACGCTGGTGACGACGACGACGCCTCCGACGGTCCGGACCCCGACGAGGGCGACGCTACGACCGCCTACCAGTTCGACGTGGCCGCCGGCGACGTCATCGAGGACCTCGGCGAGGACGGCGACGACGACGGGCAGGCGGACTTCTACGCCCGGCAGGGTCGCCTCCTGCAGGCCCAGACCGCGCTCGCCGACGGGACCGTGACGAGCGCGTTCACGGTGCCCGACGGCGAGGTCACGACGAACCTCGACGGCTGTAGCGTCTCCTACACGCCCGTCGACTACGACGCCGACTCGGGCGAGGTGACGCTCGACGTGAGCGTGAGCGAGGACGCCGACTGCGAGGACGTGACGCTGACGCTGGCGGGCTACGAACTGCCCGGCGACGACACCACGTTCGTCCGCGCGAACGCGGTCGACCAGGAACTCGTCGCTCACCAGACCGTCACGCTCGCATCCGGCGACAGCGAGACGGTGACGCTCGACCTCACGGACGAGTCCGACGACGGCGACGACTGA
- a CDS encoding DUF7344 domain-containing protein, with protein sequence MSDPSQSGSGAQRSGEVLATNEREPTIDETLRVLADHERRYVCYYLNREGALDVDDLARFVAATKTGGHPDADDLNATGVSLRHVHLPALADADIVDYDREGETARLADDAPFVRELLAVTGVELQ encoded by the coding sequence ATGTCCGACCCATCACAGAGCGGCTCAGGAGCCCAACGGTCAGGCGAGGTACTCGCCACCAACGAGCGCGAGCCAACCATCGACGAGACGCTTCGCGTTCTCGCGGACCACGAGCGCCGCTACGTCTGTTACTACCTGAACCGCGAGGGGGCACTCGACGTCGACGACCTGGCGCGGTTCGTCGCGGCGACGAAGACCGGAGGGCACCCCGACGCCGACGACCTGAACGCCACCGGCGTCTCCCTCCGCCACGTCCACCTCCCTGCGCTCGCCGACGCCGACATCGTCGACTACGACCGCGAGGGGGAGACCGCACGCCTCGCCGACGACGCCCCCTTCGTCAGGGAACTGCTCGCGGTGACGGGCGTCGAGTTGCAGTGA
- a CDS encoding Hsp20/alpha crystallin family protein, with translation MSALRDALRDLPDAVFADMLESEDAYLVVVDLPGASADTVDARVDNGRLRIEAQREKELPTEYRYVTEERSLFLDATLLLPPDATGSGAEGSMTRGVLELRLPKRETTVDETIPITEK, from the coding sequence ATGTCCGCCCTGCGTGACGCGTTACGTGACCTCCCCGACGCCGTGTTCGCCGACATGCTGGAGTCGGAGGACGCCTACCTCGTCGTCGTCGACCTGCCGGGAGCCAGCGCCGACACCGTCGACGCCCGCGTCGACAACGGTCGCCTGCGTATCGAGGCCCAGCGCGAGAAGGAACTCCCCACGGAGTACCGCTACGTCACCGAAGAGCGCTCGCTGTTCCTCGACGCGACGCTCCTCTTGCCCCCGGACGCCACCGGCAGCGGTGCCGAGGGGTCGATGACCCGTGGGGTCCTCGAACTCCGCCTCCCGAAGCGGGAGACGACCGTCGACGAGACGATTCCCATCACCGAGAAGTGA
- the speB gene encoding agmatinase has translation MFPGATADRTDARYVVVGAPLDVSTTFQPGTRFGPDRVRRFSRTFDDYDHQTDARFTDLSVHDAGDVHAWDDAGDYLDFLRGTLSDVHDDGATPLLLGGEHTVTRAGVRAVTERDDAPDELTVVCLDAHLDLREAYDGNPLSHATVTRGVLDHADRAVILGARTGSEAEWDRASEADVTVVPPAEVADWTPDFDGPAYLSVDIDAADPAFAPGTGTMEPFGLSSAEMHRVVRSVAPRAVGFDVVEVNDRDDGQAATLAGKLLRSFVFEHAAGGADSAGGAGDAGEE, from the coding sequence GTGTTCCCCGGGGCCACCGCCGACCGTACCGACGCCCGGTACGTCGTCGTCGGCGCTCCCCTCGACGTCTCGACGACGTTCCAGCCCGGCACGCGGTTCGGTCCGGACCGCGTCCGACGCTTCTCACGGACCTTCGACGACTACGACCACCAGACCGACGCGCGGTTCACCGACCTGTCCGTCCACGACGCGGGCGACGTCCACGCCTGGGACGACGCCGGCGACTACCTCGACTTCCTCCGTGGCACCCTCTCGGACGTCCACGACGACGGCGCGACGCCGCTACTGCTGGGCGGCGAACACACCGTCACTCGGGCGGGCGTCCGGGCCGTCACGGAGCGAGACGACGCCCCCGACGAACTCACGGTCGTCTGCCTCGACGCCCACCTCGACCTGCGCGAGGCGTACGACGGCAACCCGCTCAGCCACGCGACGGTGACGCGGGGCGTCCTCGACCACGCCGACCGGGCCGTGATTCTCGGCGCCCGGACCGGCAGCGAAGCCGAATGGGACCGGGCGAGCGAGGCCGACGTCACCGTCGTTCCACCGGCCGAGGTGGCCGACTGGACGCCCGACTTCGACGGCCCGGCGTACCTGAGCGTCGATATCGACGCCGCGGACCCCGCGTTCGCGCCCGGTACGGGGACGATGGAGCCGTTCGGCCTCTCGTCCGCCGAGATGCATCGCGTCGTCCGGAGCGTCGCGCCGCGGGCAGTCGGGTTCGACGTGGTGGAGGTCAACGACCGGGACGACGGCCAGGCCGCGACGCTCGCCGGGAAACTGCTCCGGTCGTTCGTCTTCGAACACGCCGCTGGCGGCGCTGACAGCGCTGGTGGTGCTGGCGACGCTGGCGAAGAGTAA
- a CDS encoding translation initiation factor IF-5A yields MARQQNEVRDLQEGSYVMIEDTPCVINSYSTAKPGKHGSAKARVEGKGVFDAKKRNFTQPVDAKVWVPIIDRKQGQVISVDGNDMQVMDLETYETITMRVPDGFDASSDDEIEYLQYEEQRKLV; encoded by the coding sequence ATGGCGAGACAGCAGAACGAGGTTCGCGACCTCCAGGAGGGCAGCTACGTGATGATCGAGGACACTCCCTGTGTCATCAACTCGTACAGCACGGCGAAGCCGGGCAAACACGGGAGCGCGAAGGCTCGCGTCGAGGGGAAGGGCGTCTTCGACGCGAAGAAGCGGAACTTCACGCAACCGGTCGACGCGAAGGTGTGGGTCCCCATCATCGACCGGAAGCAGGGCCAGGTCATCAGCGTCGACGGTAACGACATGCAGGTGATGGACCTGGAGACGTACGAGACCATCACGATGCGCGTTCCGGACGGGTTCGACGCGTCCTCCGACGACGAGATCGAGTACCTGCAGTACGAAGAGCAGCGGAAACTGGTCTGA
- a CDS encoding E3 ubiquitin ligase family protein — MPLQLPFTPMLLFVALFALAGLAIVAFSFREFWLALRLHRTDPTPVADVPNRSGMVEVQGVARVADETVTTPFTGTASLACEWTVEEEHHDDDGSHWEEIASGVQKVPFRVDDGTGSVLVYPAGVDFRLGEAADIRVDGGDAPPERIQQFIDVDAHDRVDDENTAFELGGLRIATGSDRRYRERRLDPDEQVYVYGQVRYDTSVSERAGEVNAVIEPGKLFVVADTDDRGVTRRVLCDALVPLFVGLVFLVGAALFGFVALT, encoded by the coding sequence GTGCCCCTCCAACTGCCGTTCACGCCGATGCTGCTGTTCGTCGCCCTGTTCGCCCTCGCGGGCCTCGCCATCGTCGCGTTCTCGTTCCGGGAGTTCTGGCTGGCGCTCCGCCTCCACCGGACCGACCCGACGCCGGTCGCCGACGTGCCGAACCGGTCGGGCATGGTCGAGGTGCAGGGCGTCGCCCGCGTCGCCGACGAGACGGTGACGACGCCGTTCACCGGCACCGCCTCGCTGGCGTGTGAGTGGACCGTCGAGGAGGAACACCACGACGACGACGGGAGCCACTGGGAGGAGATAGCGTCCGGCGTCCAGAAGGTCCCGTTCCGCGTCGACGACGGGACGGGAAGCGTCCTCGTATACCCCGCGGGCGTCGACTTCCGTCTCGGCGAGGCCGCCGACATCCGGGTCGACGGCGGCGACGCGCCGCCCGAACGCATCCAGCAGTTCATCGACGTGGACGCCCACGACCGGGTCGACGACGAGAACACCGCGTTCGAACTCGGCGGCCTGCGCATCGCGACGGGGAGCGACCGACGGTACAGGGAACGCCGCCTCGACCCCGACGAGCAGGTGTACGTCTACGGGCAGGTGCGCTACGACACCAGCGTCTCCGAGCGAGCGGGCGAGGTCAACGCCGTCATCGAGCCGGGGAAACTGTTCGTCGTCGCGGACACCGACGACCGAGGGGTGACCCGGCGGGTCCTCTGTGACGCGCTCGTGCCGCTGTTCGTGGGACTGGTGTTCCTCGTCGGCGCGGCGCTGTTCGGCTTCGTCGCGCTGACGTGA